One Pseudodesulfovibrio cashew DNA window includes the following coding sequences:
- a CDS encoding glycosyltransferase, giving the protein MIRTSIPVLCYHNVSEVDGHTPERFAEHLDAILEAGFRTISARDLLAVVRGDRKAPRKSVVLTFDDGHLSNWLTCVPELEKRGMTGTFFALTDFTESGAARNAATAPAMLPMPEAFKAALTEHDHAQFFNEGEIRAMLGKGMEVFSHGCRHQGTFRTLRPYAPMGAKKARWPAWGIYPDFNPDWPTFDAASAYVYDGFWPEVDKTGAVRFKTRTPQERLMFCHKDFARSFERMRELNGYAEQLFCWPWGQFCEDAETELKRAGYAGAFTLERWVNARGTDPYRINRIGVGKPKSGKWVQARLRMYGSDPAARVFFKLHRKRPEIKRVLYATDSTRLSGGSRQLINNVEAMSAMGIETHAVLHPESPLIPALEGRDVVIHPFDGFRKYLWSGAFLKNVVRENRIDVVHSFHNRAYKMGVIARLMGARFKLFINRGVISRPNDIFFLWTALADGVVCNSAQCARVLRNHRVMKSRLNVVYNAYCGPDYGEPKPRKKRGTRFIYVGNGAETKGYDVFISAANLLCEGDCRDMEFVAVGLKQGEAERFEHLYSPALRERLRDTGEIPHAEVIEELRFADVVCVTSRKESFPNSLIEAFDHGLPGVCTDVGGIPEMLHDGVNGYLCPSEDAACLAEKMRLMAEEPTRRQAMGRIGRAVTRTLLTPEAKAHALMRVYMGERLNDLLPVEDVAARIVSEGTE; this is encoded by the coding sequence ATGATACGAACATCCATACCGGTCCTGTGCTACCACAACGTCAGCGAAGTGGACGGCCACACCCCGGAGCGCTTCGCCGAACACCTGGACGCCATACTTGAGGCCGGGTTTCGGACCATCTCCGCCCGCGATCTGCTCGCAGTGGTGCGCGGAGACCGAAAGGCGCCCCGCAAGTCCGTGGTGCTGACCTTTGACGACGGCCACCTCTCCAACTGGCTGACCTGCGTGCCCGAGCTGGAAAAGCGGGGCATGACCGGGACCTTTTTCGCGCTCACGGACTTCACCGAGTCCGGGGCTGCCCGAAACGCGGCGACCGCCCCGGCCATGCTGCCCATGCCCGAGGCCTTCAAGGCCGCGCTCACCGAGCACGACCACGCCCAGTTCTTCAACGAAGGAGAGATTCGCGCCATGCTTGGCAAGGGCATGGAGGTCTTCTCCCACGGCTGCCGCCACCAGGGAACCTTCCGCACCCTGCGGCCCTACGCCCCCATGGGCGCAAAAAAGGCCCGCTGGCCCGCCTGGGGCATCTACCCCGACTTTAATCCGGATTGGCCAACCTTCGATGCGGCCAGCGCGTACGTCTACGACGGGTTCTGGCCCGAGGTCGACAAGACGGGTGCGGTGCGGTTCAAGACGCGCACTCCGCAGGAGCGGCTGATGTTCTGTCACAAGGACTTTGCCCGGAGTTTCGAGCGGATGCGTGAGCTCAACGGGTATGCGGAACAGCTCTTTTGCTGGCCGTGGGGCCAGTTCTGCGAGGATGCCGAGACCGAATTGAAGCGAGCCGGCTATGCCGGGGCCTTCACCCTGGAGCGCTGGGTCAACGCGCGCGGCACCGACCCCTACCGCATCAACCGTATCGGCGTGGGCAAGCCCAAGAGCGGCAAGTGGGTCCAGGCCCGGCTGCGCATGTACGGCTCGGACCCGGCGGCCCGCGTCTTCTTCAAGCTCCACCGGAAGCGGCCCGAGATAAAGCGGGTCCTCTACGCCACGGACTCCACCAGACTTTCCGGCGGCAGCCGCCAGTTGATCAACAATGTCGAGGCCATGTCCGCCATGGGCATCGAGACTCACGCCGTGCTCCATCCCGAGTCTCCCCTGATCCCGGCCCTGGAGGGCAGGGACGTGGTCATCCATCCCTTTGACGGTTTCCGCAAGTATCTCTGGTCAGGCGCGTTTCTCAAGAACGTGGTCCGCGAGAACCGCATCGACGTGGTCCACTCCTTCCACAACCGGGCCTACAAGATGGGCGTCATCGCCCGGCTCATGGGCGCGCGCTTCAAGTTGTTCATCAATCGGGGCGTGATCTCCCGGCCAAATGACATATTCTTCCTCTGGACCGCACTGGCCGACGGCGTCGTCTGCAACTCGGCCCAGTGCGCCAGGGTGCTGCGCAATCACCGGGTCATGAAGAGCAGGCTGAACGTGGTCTACAACGCCTATTGCGGCCCGGACTACGGGGAGCCCAAACCGCGCAAGAAGCGGGGCACGCGCTTCATCTACGTGGGCAACGGCGCGGAGACCAAGGGCTACGATGTGTTCATTAGCGCGGCCAATCTCCTGTGCGAAGGCGACTGCCGGGACATGGAGTTCGTGGCCGTGGGGCTCAAGCAAGGCGAGGCCGAGCGGTTCGAGCATCTCTACAGCCCGGCCCTCCGGGAGCGGCTGCGCGACACCGGGGAGATTCCCCATGCCGAGGTCATCGAGGAGCTCCGGTTCGCCGACGTCGTCTGCGTGACATCGCGCAAGGAGTCCTTTCCCAATTCGCTCATCGAGGCCTTTGATCACGGCCTGCCCGGTGTGTGCACCGATGTCGGCGGCATCCCTGAGATGCTCCACGATGGGGTCAATGGCTACCTTTGCCCCAGCGAGGATGCTGCCTGCCTGGCCGAAAAGATGCGCCTGATGGCCGAAGAGCCGACCCGGCGTCAGGCCATGGGGCGGATCGGACGCGCCGTGACCCGGACCCTGCTTACGCCCGAGGCCAAGGCCCACGCCCTGATGCGTGTCTACATGGGAGAGCGGCTGAACGATCTTCTGCCAGTGGAGGACGTCGCCGCCAGGATCGTTTCGGAAGGGACCGAATGA
- a CDS encoding methyl-accepting chemotaxis protein: protein MKISVKVKMAVLAVGIVIFLSIMGGVTLYGGRSVRQSTNITESQVAKFNLVRAIKLKQTELMLAGMNAMVDRDEGAVSENRMAIIEDASAFLVDRCEQLQQAVEEGQARQEAVAVTEVMQRMTRKIKEDMPRLIKENAARKKAVEDEFVDLDTRSNRLGFLVKNKLKTLLNVFHYRKDEVGEEAISGMRLSLDRLRLTLLEAFLDRDKGKLSDKHTAIIKMETDSLGKAVESFTIADASAREKNLLEALNKAVTELVTLARQELPALVAKGAAEKASMQAAFDEFNGGVKGDADRINGQLQAILEAFEAKTRQANIDLHAALDRTETWSLAAFLAAMVTLLPLLAYVTISIVRPLGKAVAYSRGIAKGDFGMKLDVRQQDEIGELCSAMTGITGVLQDIAGRIRATSNSVLKGDLRVTVPTEGLEGEFRNLAESTNQCTGSYLHYMDAMPLPLMAINNDYEIIYFNKAASDLAGFDKPEDYYRKVKCREVFKTADCNTANCACTRAMAELRAVTAETDAHPGGADMEIKYVGIPIRDEDGTACGAFEIIMDQTDIIRMQRQMDDLAERASAISAKLAESSRELNSRIDQANHGAEIQSGRAMETATAMEQMNATVLEVASSASQAAQNASQTMDKAMEGSEGTGKVVAAIGRLHAQTQILKEDMVTLGREAEAIGTVIDVITDIADQTNLLALNAAIEAARAGTAGRGFAVVADEVRKLAEKTMGATTEVNKAIGAVQESCSRNVRSTDAAAQAVDESTALAGEAGETLRLIVEYAGDSSSQIQSIAAASEEQSATAEQISQSTDEMSRISQETGETMRKAAAVVAEVDEMIQSLDGLISQMVKQ from the coding sequence ATGAAAATTTCAGTAAAAGTTAAAATGGCCGTTCTCGCGGTAGGCATAGTGATCTTTCTATCGATAATGGGTGGTGTCACGCTTTACGGAGGCAGGTCCGTCCGGCAAAGCACCAACATCACGGAGAGCCAGGTAGCTAAATTCAACCTGGTCCGCGCCATCAAGCTCAAGCAGACCGAGCTCATGCTCGCGGGCATGAATGCCATGGTCGACAGGGATGAAGGAGCGGTTTCCGAAAACCGCATGGCGATTATCGAAGACGCCTCGGCTTTTCTGGTGGACAGGTGCGAACAACTTCAGCAGGCGGTCGAGGAAGGACAAGCGAGACAGGAGGCCGTAGCCGTGACCGAGGTCATGCAGCGCATGACTCGAAAGATAAAAGAGGACATGCCCCGGCTCATCAAAGAAAACGCCGCCCGGAAGAAGGCCGTCGAGGACGAATTCGTAGACTTGGATACCCGCTCCAACCGCTTGGGCTTTCTGGTGAAAAACAAGCTCAAGACCCTGCTCAACGTGTTCCACTACCGCAAGGACGAAGTCGGAGAGGAGGCCATCTCGGGAATGCGTCTCTCCCTGGACAGGCTTCGGCTGACTCTTCTGGAGGCCTTTCTGGACCGCGACAAGGGAAAGCTTTCCGACAAGCATACGGCAATCATCAAGATGGAGACCGACTCGCTCGGAAAAGCGGTCGAATCATTTACGATAGCGGACGCATCCGCCCGTGAAAAGAATCTGCTTGAAGCCCTCAACAAGGCCGTCACGGAACTGGTGACGCTGGCCCGCCAGGAGCTGCCCGCTCTCGTCGCCAAAGGGGCCGCCGAAAAGGCGAGCATGCAGGCCGCCTTCGATGAATTCAACGGCGGGGTGAAGGGGGATGCAGACCGCATCAACGGACAGCTGCAAGCCATCCTCGAGGCCTTCGAGGCCAAGACCAGGCAGGCCAACATCGACCTCCACGCGGCCCTGGACCGGACGGAAACCTGGAGCCTTGCGGCCTTCCTGGCCGCCATGGTCACGCTCCTCCCCCTGCTGGCTTACGTCACCATCTCCATCGTCAGGCCGCTGGGCAAGGCCGTAGCCTATTCCCGCGGCATCGCCAAAGGCGACTTCGGCATGAAGCTCGACGTCCGTCAGCAGGACGAGATCGGCGAACTCTGCTCCGCCATGACCGGCATTACCGGGGTGCTGCAGGACATCGCGGGCCGAATCAGGGCGACAAGCAACAGCGTGCTCAAGGGCGATCTTCGCGTCACGGTTCCCACGGAAGGGCTGGAAGGCGAATTCAGGAATCTGGCGGAGAGCACCAACCAGTGCACCGGCTCCTATCTGCACTACATGGATGCCATGCCCCTGCCCTTGATGGCCATCAACAACGATTACGAAATCATCTACTTCAACAAGGCTGCGAGCGACCTCGCCGGGTTCGACAAACCGGAGGATTATTATCGAAAGGTCAAATGCCGGGAAGTGTTCAAGACAGCGGACTGCAACACGGCGAACTGCGCCTGCACTCGCGCCATGGCCGAACTCAGGGCGGTGACCGCAGAGACCGACGCGCATCCCGGCGGGGCGGACATGGAGATCAAGTACGTCGGCATCCCCATCCGCGACGAGGATGGCACCGCCTGCGGCGCTTTTGAAATCATCATGGATCAGACCGACATCATCCGGATGCAGCGCCAGATGGACGACCTGGCCGAGCGGGCCTCCGCCATCTCGGCCAAGCTGGCAGAATCCTCCAGGGAGCTGAACTCCCGGATCGACCAGGCCAACCATGGCGCGGAAATCCAGAGCGGCCGGGCCATGGAGACGGCCACGGCCATGGAACAGATGAACGCCACGGTCCTGGAAGTGGCGAGCAGCGCGTCCCAGGCCGCCCAGAACGCAAGCCAGACCATGGACAAGGCCATGGAAGGCAGCGAAGGCACCGGGAAAGTGGTCGCCGCCATCGGACGGCTCCATGCCCAGACTCAGATCCTGAAGGAGGACATGGTCACCCTGGGCCGGGAGGCCGAGGCCATCGGCACGGTCATCGACGTCATCACCGACATCGCGGACCAGACCAACCTGCTGGCGCTCAACGCGGCCATCGAGGCAGCGCGGGCCGGAACCGCTGGCCGGGGCTTCGCCGTGGTCGCCGACGAGGTCAGAAAACTGGCGGAGAAGACCATGGGAGCCACCACCGAGGTCAACAAGGCCATCGGCGCGGTTCAGGAATCCTGCTCGCGCAACGTCCGCTCCACCGATGCCGCGGCCCAGGCTGTTGACGAATCAACCGCCTTGGCCGGCGAGGCCGGGGAAACCCTCCGCCTGATCGTGGAATATGCCGGAGACTCCTCCTCGCAGATCCAGTCCATCGCCGCCGCCTCCGAGGAGCAGTCAGCCACGGCTGAGCAAATATCCCAATCAACCGACGAGATGAGCCGCATCTCCCAGGAGACGGGCGAGACCATGCGCAAGGCCGCGGCAGTGGTCGCCGAGGTCGACGAGATGATCCAGTCCCTGGACGGGCTCATCAGCCAAATGGTCAAGCAATAG
- a CDS encoding sigma-54 dependent transcriptional regulator, translated as MSGKTVLFIAEPQSVTAIFPTLKAAGFQAGLADNLTGALGFIKKSRPCLVFCRPSLPGFDVDALLEQARTIEGFPPVVIFAATGSAEEATRYLELGARDFWLEPLAWEKIRILLPEDSPEPEPEPEPAPTVAAPAMPAASGGPNGKFRIIGRHDAVLRVLALARQVARSKATVLISGESGTGKEMFARYLHYNSDRADKPFVAINCAALPEHLLESELFGHEKGAFTGAINRKLGKFELASGGTILLDEITEMDLGLQAKLLRVLQESEFDRVGGVETVNVDVRVLATTNRDIEGTVAEGKFRQDLFYRLNVIPLKLPALKDRGDDVILLAEYFTAKFGATYGLGKLAFTDEAKAWLMSYDWPGNVRELQNLMERAVLLAGQGPIQPKHFLMGDEQWSPDDLAAVDADQQAAAGAPPPSTPAEALSVMPIHEMEKRLILQSLQETTGNRTRAAELLGISVRTLRNKLNEYKKQGLDV; from the coding sequence ATGTCCGGCAAAACCGTGCTCTTCATCGCGGAACCACAGTCGGTGACCGCCATTTTCCCCACCCTCAAGGCAGCGGGATTTCAGGCGGGGCTGGCCGACAACCTCACCGGCGCCCTCGGGTTCATCAAGAAATCCAGGCCGTGCCTGGTGTTTTGCCGTCCGTCCCTCCCGGGATTCGACGTCGATGCTCTGCTCGAACAGGCCAGAACGATTGAAGGTTTCCCCCCGGTTGTGATCTTTGCGGCCACGGGCAGTGCCGAGGAGGCCACGCGGTATCTCGAACTCGGAGCACGTGATTTCTGGCTGGAACCGCTGGCCTGGGAAAAAATCCGGATACTGCTCCCCGAAGACAGCCCTGAACCCGAGCCCGAGCCGGAACCCGCTCCGACCGTAGCCGCGCCTGCCATGCCCGCCGCGTCTGGTGGCCCCAACGGCAAATTCCGAATCATCGGACGCCATGATGCCGTGCTGCGCGTGCTCGCCCTGGCCCGACAGGTGGCCCGCTCCAAGGCCACGGTACTCATCTCCGGCGAATCCGGCACCGGTAAGGAAATGTTCGCCCGCTACCTGCACTACAACTCGGACCGCGCGGACAAACCCTTCGTGGCCATCAACTGCGCCGCCCTGCCCGAACATCTGCTCGAATCCGAGCTCTTCGGCCATGAAAAAGGCGCGTTTACCGGGGCCATCAACCGCAAGCTCGGCAAATTCGAGTTGGCCAGCGGCGGGACCATCCTCCTGGATGAAATCACTGAAATGGATCTCGGCCTGCAGGCCAAGCTGCTGCGCGTGCTCCAGGAATCCGAGTTCGACCGCGTGGGCGGCGTGGAAACCGTGAACGTCGACGTCCGCGTGCTCGCCACCACCAACCGGGACATCGAAGGCACTGTTGCCGAAGGAAAATTCCGCCAGGACCTCTTCTACCGTCTCAACGTCATCCCGCTGAAGCTGCCAGCACTCAAGGACCGGGGCGATGACGTCATCCTCCTGGCCGAATATTTCACCGCCAAGTTCGGGGCCACCTACGGCCTCGGCAAGCTCGCCTTCACCGACGAGGCCAAGGCCTGGCTCATGAGCTACGACTGGCCCGGCAACGTGCGCGAGCTGCAGAACCTCATGGAACGCGCCGTGCTCCTGGCCGGACAGGGCCCCATCCAGCCCAAGCATTTCCTCATGGGCGACGAGCAGTGGTCGCCCGACGACCTAGCCGCCGTGGATGCCGACCAGCAGGCAGCCGCAGGCGCGCCGCCGCCGTCCACCCCGGCGGAGGCCCTTTCGGTCATGCCCATCCACGAAATGGAGAAACGGCTCATCCTCCAGAGCCTCCAGGAGACCACCGGCAACCGTACCCGCGCTGCCGAGCTTCTCGGTATTTCCGTGCGCACCCTGCGCAACAAGCTCAACGAGTACAAGAAGCAGGGCCTGGACGTTTAA
- a CDS encoding FkbM family methyltransferase, producing MPETDFITLDRLPENGRVVVYGSGDAAMAVLERIREDRPDVTVPCLLDSFTEGEAGGLPVVRSDNLGTLAGQYDFILIASAWWRDIAKGLEAAGEAAWGVASQGLWHKYVYTEADLARYKGGLDAVEGLLATDRDKAVFRFLVEARREGSPLVDIDATNPRIVDYLQVKESLLGHLTGQYLDFVVREPVHTVLHAGVFDGSDCLNFLRAFPNLETIHGFEPQGEAHIKPATMDALVRSGKVRIHRKGLWNTSASVPLTGQGSYTTLRPDASPEQVTGTVETISVDEFVAEHKVARVDYLCLDVEGAEARALAGAKKTIAASRPQLAVCVYHKKEDLFRLPLLLADMLDGYVFHLGHYYHYLNETVLYAIPAELEA from the coding sequence ATGCCCGAGACGGATTTCATCACCCTGGACAGGCTCCCCGAAAACGGGCGTGTCGTCGTCTACGGCAGCGGCGACGCGGCCATGGCCGTGCTGGAGCGGATCAGGGAGGACCGGCCCGACGTGACTGTGCCCTGCCTGCTCGATTCCTTCACCGAAGGCGAGGCGGGCGGGCTGCCCGTGGTCCGGTCGGACAATCTGGGCACCCTCGCAGGACAATACGATTTCATCCTCATCGCCTCGGCCTGGTGGCGGGACATCGCCAAGGGGCTTGAGGCGGCGGGCGAGGCCGCCTGGGGCGTGGCCTCCCAGGGTCTGTGGCACAAGTACGTCTACACCGAAGCGGACCTGGCCCGGTACAAGGGTGGCCTGGATGCGGTGGAGGGGCTGCTCGCCACGGACCGGGACAAGGCCGTCTTCCGCTTCCTGGTGGAGGCCCGGCGCGAGGGCTCCCCGTTGGTGGACATCGACGCCACCAATCCGCGCATCGTGGACTATCTCCAGGTCAAGGAGTCGCTCCTGGGTCATTTGACCGGCCAGTACCTTGATTTTGTCGTCCGCGAGCCCGTGCACACCGTGCTCCACGCCGGGGTCTTCGATGGCTCGGACTGTCTCAATTTTCTGCGAGCCTTCCCCAACCTGGAGACCATCCACGGGTTCGAGCCCCAGGGCGAGGCGCACATCAAGCCCGCGACCATGGACGCCCTCGTCCGGTCCGGCAAGGTCCGCATTCACCGCAAGGGGCTCTGGAACACTTCGGCCAGCGTACCCCTGACCGGGCAGGGGAGCTACACCACCCTCAGGCCGGACGCCTCGCCCGAACAGGTGACCGGAACGGTCGAGACCATCTCCGTTGACGAGTTTGTGGCGGAGCACAAGGTGGCTCGGGTGGATTACCTCTGTCTCGATGTGGAGGGTGCCGAAGCCCGCGCTCTGGCCGGGGCCAAAAAGACCATCGCGGCCTCGCGGCCGCAGCTGGCCGTGTGCGTCTATCACAAGAAGGAAGACCTATTCCGGCTTCCTCTACTTTTGGCCGATATGCTGGACGGGTATGTTTTTCATCTGGGCCACTATTATCACTATCTGAACGAGACCGTGCTTTACGCCATTCCCGCCGAGCTTGAGGCTTAG
- a CDS encoding glycosyltransferase produces the protein MRINFLNDGHRNCGGCLQLIKYANLLCDMGHEVFLTYTHSFSFDLIEVKAERVYSPELRGSEVPDCDAVICSSWSMARKLADLPPSKGAKFAYLQDFENWSGTSEGIIGNWRQPVHLIAVARYLVDAARNHASKKAARIPYGIDFDIFRPGNKPPLGEGVVIGGLYNTMPRKRFADLLAVVEAVRGKDVPVKLEIFGAAERPAILPEDAGYLSYPSREALREMMTRCHVWLAMSEQEGLHIPPMEAMACGAVPVCTDIGGMRDYCLDRETGYRVDVGDIDTAAGRIAGLYRDPVLWQGLSGAAVDHIRAMGSDRENAARMVEHFAACQGLAGVDRLFDFTAVNHNTHATLTEYLASAEKQLDRDEKAYADSLVQPVIDFYEEQAVNADHPNVFSRFQDNYGLALCLQNRIYGETRQGFLQRAFRYAPARPGVVGELARAKGCELVDSYQNPARFDGKLRIYLTLACNLHCEYCVNEKTRNVERGRTPAPPEQWIEALNREQRHVVFTGGEPFLYKGLEKVLTGLDPFIAVSIYTNLSFDLREVLAKVNREVRFFVSWHAHQKPDREVFLANIRSIQANPLFSLTVHAIDAHENQHLLEADLAYFRENGVDIELDVDQRDFGGCLQDQPRTALCRRKIFLFDPEGTRYQCVSRLMRADRPMENLFSRSLAEDICVDTCPDYGLCAPCDGLGETVMGVLDHDAPR, from the coding sequence ATGCGCATCAACTTTCTCAACGACGGCCACCGCAATTGCGGGGGGTGCCTTCAGCTCATCAAATACGCGAACCTGCTCTGCGACATGGGGCACGAGGTCTTCCTGACCTACACCCACTCCTTCAGCTTCGACCTGATCGAGGTCAAGGCCGAACGGGTCTACTCGCCGGAGCTCCGGGGCAGCGAGGTGCCGGACTGCGACGCGGTCATCTGCAGCTCCTGGTCCATGGCCCGCAAGCTGGCCGACCTGCCGCCCTCCAAGGGCGCCAAGTTCGCCTACCTGCAGGATTTCGAGAACTGGTCCGGCACCAGCGAAGGGATCATCGGAAACTGGCGGCAGCCCGTGCACCTCATCGCCGTGGCCCGTTATCTGGTGGACGCGGCCCGCAACCACGCCTCCAAGAAGGCGGCGCGCATCCCCTACGGCATCGATTTCGATATCTTTCGCCCCGGCAACAAGCCGCCCCTGGGCGAGGGCGTGGTCATCGGCGGGCTCTACAACACCATGCCGCGCAAGCGGTTTGCGGACCTGCTGGCCGTGGTCGAGGCGGTCCGGGGAAAGGACGTGCCCGTCAAGCTGGAGATCTTCGGCGCGGCGGAACGTCCGGCCATCCTGCCCGAGGATGCGGGCTACCTGTCCTATCCCAGCCGGGAAGCCCTCAGGGAGATGATGACCCGCTGCCACGTCTGGTTGGCCATGAGCGAGCAGGAGGGGCTGCACATCCCGCCCATGGAGGCCATGGCCTGCGGCGCGGTGCCCGTGTGTACGGACATCGGCGGCATGCGCGACTACTGCCTGGACCGGGAGACTGGCTACCGGGTGGACGTGGGCGACATCGACACCGCCGCCGGGCGGATCGCAGGGCTCTATCGAGACCCGGTGCTGTGGCAGGGATTGTCCGGGGCCGCCGTGGATCACATCCGGGCCATGGGCTCGGATCGGGAGAACGCGGCGCGCATGGTCGAGCACTTCGCCGCCTGCCAGGGGCTGGCCGGGGTGGACAGGCTCTTCGATTTCACCGCCGTCAATCACAACACCCATGCCACCCTGACCGAATATCTTGCCAGTGCGGAGAAGCAGCTCGACCGGGACGAGAAGGCGTACGCCGACTCCCTGGTGCAGCCGGTCATCGATTTTTACGAGGAACAGGCGGTCAACGCCGATCACCCCAATGTGTTCAGTCGGTTTCAGGATAACTACGGTCTGGCGCTCTGCCTGCAAAACCGCATCTACGGCGAGACACGCCAGGGATTCCTGCAGCGCGCTTTCCGCTACGCTCCGGCCCGGCCCGGCGTGGTGGGCGAGCTGGCCCGCGCCAAGGGGTGCGAGCTGGTGGACTCCTACCAGAACCCGGCCCGGTTCGACGGCAAGTTGCGCATCTACCTGACCCTGGCCTGCAACCTCCACTGCGAGTACTGCGTCAACGAGAAGACGCGCAATGTGGAGCGCGGGCGCACCCCTGCTCCGCCGGAGCAGTGGATCGAGGCCCTCAACCGCGAGCAGCGGCACGTGGTCTTCACCGGTGGAGAGCCGTTCCTGTACAAGGGGCTGGAGAAGGTCCTCACCGGGCTCGATCCGTTTATCGCGGTCTCCATCTATACCAACCTGAGCTTCGACTTGCGCGAGGTGCTCGCCAAGGTAAACCGGGAGGTCCGCTTCTTCGTCAGTTGGCACGCCCACCAGAAGCCGGACCGTGAGGTCTTCCTGGCCAACATCCGGTCCATCCAGGCCAACCCGCTCTTTTCCCTGACCGTGCATGCCATCGACGCCCACGAGAACCAGCACCTGCTGGAGGCGGACCTGGCCTATTTCCGTGAAAACGGCGTGGACATCGAGCTGGACGTGGACCAGCGGGATTTCGGCGGCTGTCTCCAGGACCAGCCCCGGACCGCTCTGTGCCGCCGCAAGATCTTCCTGTTCGACCCCGAGGGTACGCGCTACCAGTGCGTCTCCCGGCTCATGCGCGCGGACCGGCCCATGGAGAACCTGTTCTCCCGTTCCCTGGCCGAGGACATCTGCGTGGACACCTGCCCGGACTACGGCCTGTGCGCGCCGTGTGACGGCCTGGGCGAAACCGTCATGGGCGTGCTCGACCATGACGCGCCGAGGTAG
- a CDS encoding Gfo/Idh/MocA family protein, producing MIQIAQLGCGYWGPNLLRNLDANGDCNVKYVCDMNKSRRDYVATNFPGTTPVADPETVYADPEVDAIVIATPVAFHYEHAIRALEAGKHILVEKPMARTAQEVEAINGLAREKGLVAMAGHTFLYNAAVLYLKELIDSGQLGNILYISSQRLNLGRIRQDVDAWWNLAPHDISIIQYLLDDPEPESVTRVGMDFKQPGIDDVAFVSITYPGNVMANIHVSWLDPEKVRKMTVVGSRKMAVYDDMSPNKITILDKGIDRIENGEMDFDDTNFFSFNHRSGDILMPKIDFQEPLKTEIGHFLDCVAGRTACHTDGEHALRVVKILEMASE from the coding sequence ATGATACAGATAGCACAATTAGGATGTGGGTACTGGGGACCGAACCTCCTGAGGAATCTCGACGCCAACGGCGACTGCAACGTCAAGTACGTCTGTGACATGAACAAGAGCCGCCGGGACTATGTGGCCACCAACTTTCCCGGCACGACGCCCGTCGCCGACCCCGAGACCGTCTATGCCGACCCCGAGGTCGACGCCATCGTTATCGCCACTCCGGTGGCCTTCCACTATGAACACGCCATACGGGCTCTGGAAGCGGGAAAGCACATCCTGGTGGAAAAGCCCATGGCCCGCACCGCGCAGGAAGTGGAAGCCATCAACGGGCTGGCCCGGGAAAAGGGGCTGGTGGCCATGGCCGGACATACCTTCCTCTACAACGCGGCGGTCCTCTACCTGAAGGAACTGATCGACTCCGGGCAACTGGGCAATATCCTCTATATTTCCAGCCAGCGTCTCAACCTGGGACGCATCCGCCAGGACGTGGACGCCTGGTGGAACCTGGCTCCGCACGACATCAGCATCATCCAGTACCTGCTGGACGACCCCGAGCCGGAGAGCGTCACCCGGGTGGGCATGGACTTCAAGCAGCCCGGCATTGACGACGTGGCCTTTGTCTCCATCACCTATCCCGGCAACGTCATGGCCAACATCCACGTGAGCTGGCTCGACCCCGAGAAGGTGCGCAAGATGACCGTGGTGGGCTCCAGAAAAATGGCCGTGTACGACGACATGTCCCCCAATAAGATCACCATTCTGGACAAGGGGATAGACCGGATAGAAAACGGCGAAATGGATTTCGACGACACCAACTTCTTCTCATTCAACCACCGCTCCGGCGACATTCTCATGCCCAAGATCGATTTCCAGGAGCCGCTCAAGACAGAGATCGGCCATTTCCTGGACTGCGTCGCGGGCAGGACCGCCTGCCACACCGACGGCGAACACGCGCTCAGGGTGGTGAAAATCCTGGAGATGGCAAGTGAGTAA